In a genomic window of Jaculus jaculus isolate mJacJac1 chromosome 8, mJacJac1.mat.Y.cur, whole genome shotgun sequence:
- the LOC101601067 gene encoding HLA class II histocompatibility antigen, DP beta 1 chain — protein MSTDRDLPAGFCSLNMAKKVSPSFPVTSFGSPASSSSIMVLHIPVASCAAALIVLLIVMDSSVVQGRATPENYVLQGRQDCHVVNGTFRFLERYIYNREEYARFDSDVGEFRAVTELGRPDALYWNGRKELLEEKRAMVDTVCRHNYEGTESRTALRRVQPKVHVSPAKKVTLQHHDLLVCHVTDFYPGAIEVRWFLNGQEETSGVVSTGLIQNGDWTFQTLVMLEMIPQSGDVYSCHVEHPSLDSPVTVEWKAQSDSARNKTLTGVGGLVLGLLFLAAGTILHVRSKKAQRGPQ, from the exons ATGAGCACAGACAGGGATCTGCCCGCGGGCTTCTGCAGCCTGAACATGGCCAAAAAGG TGAGCCCTTCTTTCCCTGTCACTTCCTTCGGTTCACCAGCCTCTTCCAGCTCCATCATGGTCCTCCACATCCCCGTGGCCTCCTGCGCAGCGGCTCTGATTGTGCTGCTGATAGTGATGGACAGCTCTGTGGTCCAGGGCAGGGCCACGCCAG AGAACTACGTGCTCCAGGGACGGCAGGACTGCCACGTCGTCAACGGGACGTTCCGCTTCCTGGAGAGATACATCTACAACCGGGAGGAGTACGCGCGCTTCGACAGCGACGTGGGCGAGTTCCGCGCGGTGACCGAGCTGGGCCGGCCCGACGCCCTCTACTGGAACGGCCGGAAGGAGCTCCTGGAGGAGAAGCGGGCCATGGTGGACACGGTGTGCAGACACAACTACGAGGGCACGGAGAGCCGCACCGCGCTGCGCAGAG TCCAGCCTAAGGTACACGTGTCACCCGCCAAGAAAGTGACCCTGCAGCACCACGACCTTCTCGTGTGCCACGTGACAGATTTCTACCCCGGCGCCATTGAAGTCCGCTGGTTCCTGAACGGCCAGGAAGAGACATCCGGAGTCGTGTCCACGGGCCTGATCCAGAACGGGGACTGGACCTTCCAGACGCTGGTGATGCTGGAGATGATACCCCAGAGTGGGGATGTCTACTCGTGCCACGTGGAGCACCCCAGCTTAGACAGCCCAGTCACTGTGGAGTGGA AGGCACAGTCCGACTCTGCCCGGAACAAGACACTGACTGGCGTCGGGGGGCTCGTGCTGGGGCTGCTCTTCCTGGCAGCGGGCACCATCCTGCACGTGAGGAGCAAGAAAG CGCAACGGGGACCTCAGTGA
- the LOC101601367 gene encoding HLA class II histocompatibility antigen, DP alpha 1 chain, whose product MFQTTAVVQGALSLAFLLSLPGAGGIKEEHVSNFGIFVQTQKPTGEYMYEFDDDEIFYVDRDKEETIWRLEEFGSAFSFDAQGGLTNIAIMETNLDIMIKRSNHTQAPSEPPEVIVFPKNPVELGQPNILICHIDKFFPPVLNVTWLRNRQPVTEGASETIFLPRTDYRFHKFHYLTFLPKAEDVYDCQVEHWGLDGPKLTHWEPQEPVQVTETTQTVICALGLVVGLVGIIAGTALIIKSLRSSRDPRDPWAQGRL is encoded by the exons ATGTTCCAGACCACAGCTGTGGTCCAGGGAGCCCTTTCCCTGGCTTTCCTGCTGAGTCTCCCAGGAGCTGGGGGCATCAAGG AGGAACACGTGTCAAACTTCGGCATATTTGTACAGACGCAGAAACCAACCGGGGAGTACATGTATGAGTTTGATGATGACGAGATATTTTACGTGGACCGGGACAAGGAGGAGACCATCTGGCGCCTGGAGGAGTTTGGCTCAGCCTTTTCCTTCGACGCTCAGGGCGGCCTGACGAACATCGCCATCATGGAGACAAACCTGGACATCATGATCAAGCGCTCCAACCACACCCAGGCCCCGAGTG AGCCCCCGGAAGTGATCGTGTTTCCCAAGAACCCCGTGGAGCTGGGCCAGCCCAACATTCTCATCTGCCACATCGACAAGTTCTTCCCACCAGTGCTCAATGTCACGTGGCTGCGAAACAGGCAGCCAGTCACTGAAGGAGCCTCAGAGACCATCTTTCTGCCCAGAACAGACTACAGGTTCCACAAGTTCCACTACCTGACCTTCCTTCCCAAGGCCGAGGATGTCTACGACTGCCAGGTGGAGCACTGGGGCCTGGACGGGCCGAAACTCACTCACTGGG AGCCGCAGGAGCCAGTCCAGGTGACCGAAACGACACAGACAGTGATCTGTGCCCTGGGCCTGGTGGTGGGCCTGGTGGGCATCATCGCTGGCACAGCACTTATAATAAAGTCTCTACGTTCCAGTCGTGACCCCCGTGACCCCTGGGCCCAGGGACGCCTGTGA